Proteins from a single region of Trypanosoma brucei brucei TREU927 chromosome 7, complete sequence:
- a CDS encoding RNA-binding protein, putative (similar to GB:AAP42139.1: RNA-binding protein UBP-1 {Trypanosoma cruzi} (PMID:12637517); similar to Cleavage stimulation factor, 64 kDa subunit (CSTF 64 kDa subunit)(CF-1 64 kDa subunit). (Swiss-Prot:P33240) [Homo sapiens;]), with translation METHQDPRNLIVNYIPTPVTEEDLEELFRPFGPLVSVRIICDRENGNHPKGYGFVRYKFVESAMNAMSRMNGYSINNKRLRVTQATGPRKYSQAAGSTSVRQPGPRAPPGSAPPKVSGPCFGDGAVEQISLTTSSLVPCPIVHPFDSRNSVLTAMARPQETTVHHPATFALVDRGRMHMIQAAPGIMAAPVGNQQFVQTVPASWAPALSTIQPPVVLSEGDTGGIVTGNIKTCGSSSPMELSVLSMTTQPVPAMTIPRVQQSNSATQPEQYHPSSKTMEPLCFQSYMPLNPVRDGILQGSVSSFFTPLGASDPTTGSLCGAALSSPTTRMIGTTNFMSPN, from the coding sequence ATGGAAACGCACCAGGATCCGCGCAATCTCATTGTTAATTACATCCCAACCCCTGTGACGGAGGAAGACCTTGAGGAGCTGTTTAGACCTTTTGGACCATTAGTTTCTGTTCGTATCATATGCGACCGCGAGAACGGAAATCACCCTAAAGGATACGGATTCGTTCGTTACAAGTTTGTAGAGTCCGCGATGAACGCGATGTCGCGGATGAATGGATACTCGATTAACAATAAGCGTCTTCGTGTCACGCAAGCCACTGGGCCCAGGAAGTACTCACAGGCAGCAGGTTCAACATCCGTGCGTCAGCCAGGGCCGAGAGCACCACCGGGCTCTGCTCCACCCAAAGTGAGCGGGCCGTGCTTCGGCGATGGTGCTGTGGAGCAAATCTCCTTGACTACCTCGAGCCTTGTCCCCTGCCCCATTGTACACCCATTCGACTCAAGAAACAGCGTACTAACAGCAATGGCGCGGCCGCAAGAAACGACAGTGCATCACCCTGCCACATTCGCACTTGTGGACAGAGGTCGTATGCATATGATACAAGCAGCGCCCGGCATTATGGCGGCTCCCGTAGGCAATCAGCAGTTTGTGCAAACGGTGCCAGCTAGTTGGGCCCCGGCACTCTCAACAATACAGCCGCCGGTAGTGCTTAGTGAGGGTGACACAGGTGGCATCGTTACTGGCAACATAAAAACTTGTGGAAGCAGCAGCCCCATGGAGTTAAGCGTCTTAAGCATGACAACCCAACCAGTTCCGGCGATGACTATTCCGCGGGTACAACAGTCGAATTCAGCAACTCAACCCGAGCAGTACCATCCTTCGTCCAAGACTATGGAGCCGCTTTGCTTTCAGTCATACATGCCTCTTAATCCGGTGCGAGACGGAATCCTTCAGGGCAGCGTTTCGTCCTTTTTTACACCCCTGGGTGCTTCGGACCCAACCACCGGCAGCCTTTGCGGCGCGGCTCTCAGTAGCCCGACGACTCGGATGATCGGAACCACCAACTTCATGAGCCCAAACTAA
- a CDS encoding phosphatidyl serine synthase, putative, translating to MYTPRTLSVLIVLLAVFLFMVRYCHYLDMDVVSSVKLGLAASGVSFIAFGATHLPDSMLLRPHPSFWRAVLAVGVLYLALLSFLLFQSLDTIRAILLLHDPSLKSLPEERQYAEDCRIFTSDDPFLFVRTTFDIFIVAHTLGYFAKTIIVRDWRASTCISVVFEIVEVTFQHALPNFKECWWDHLLLDVLICNGGGTLLGILALRIFHARRYNWVLSDNVKSKCGKARRFISQLVPQSLVPYEWNVFLSPKRFVQFLLLLSLMTLQELNTFTVKHILHIPPKHHLVVLRLVMWLFLAIPAVCEYYFYISGLDPTNKLGPSVWVSVVNLLFEVVLAGKLAVEGNYFQEPMPGYIAIPWIISLISLCIWFAIFFGVLTLKQRMEKRCLLYAISSVFFYFGCGCVLAMFAMGMPDLQIGREAFQRYVYPYERYIIFWR from the coding sequence ATGTACACGCCCCGTACGCTTTCGGTCCTTATTGTTCTGTTAGCAGTATTCCTTTTCATGGTGCGTTACTGCCACTACCTAGATATGGATGTTGTCAGCAGTGTAAAATTGGGCCTTGCGGCTTCTGGAGTATCTTTTATAGCTTTTGGCGCCACCCACCTTCCCGATTCGATGTTGCTGCGCCCGCATCCGAGTTTCTGGCGGGCGGTGTTGGCCGTGGGTGTCTTGTATCTGGCGTTGCTAtcttttctgctgtttcAAAGTTTGGACACAATACGTGCAATTCTATTGCTGCACGATCCTTCACTTAAGTCACTACCGGAGGAGAGGCAATACGCCGAGGACTGTCGCATTTTCACTTCAGATGACCCATTCCTTTTTGTCCGCACGACTTTTGACATTTTTATAGTTGCCCATACACTGGGGTATTTCGCGAAGACGATTATTGTGAGGGATTGGCGTGCCTCAACGTGCATTTCAGTTGTGTTTGAGATTGTCGAGGTGACGTTCCAGCACGCACTGCCGAACTTTAAGGAGTGCTGGTGGGACCATTTGCTGTTGGATGTCCTCATATGCAATGGCGGCGGAACATTATTAGGAATACTCGCTTTGCGCATATTTCACGCACGGAGATATAATTGGGTGTTATCAGATAATGTGAAGAGTAAATGCGGGAAGGCGCGTCGCTTCATATCGCAGCTCGTGCCTCAATCATTGGTTCCGTACGAGTGGAATGTGTTTCTTAGTCCAAAACGCTTCGTgcagtttcttcttttactttccctGATGACCCTTCAAGAGTTGAACACGTTTACCGTGAAACACATCCTTCATATACCCCCCAAACATcatcttgttgttttgcggCTGGTTATGTGGCTGTTCTTGGCGATACCTGCCGTATGCGAGTACTACTTTTATATCAGCGGACTTGACCCAACTAACAAACTTGGTCCATCAGTGTGGGTGAGTGTGGTGAACCTTTTGTTCGAAGTTGTTTTGGCGGGGAAGCTTGCCGTTGAGGGGAATTATTTTCAGGAACCAATGCCGGGCTACATCGCAATACCTTGGATAATTTCACTCATATCCCTTTGCATTTGGTTTGCGATATTCTTCGGAGTACTGACACTGAAACAACGCATGGAAAAACGGTGCCTGCTTTACGCAATCAGTAGCGTGTTCTTCTACTTTGGATGCGGCTGTGTTTTAGCGATGTTTGCGATGGGGATGCCGGACCTCCAGATTGGTCGTGAGGCATTTCAGCGCTATGTTTACCCATACGAGCGCTACATAATCTTTTGGCGATAA